Below is a window of Comamonadaceae bacterium M7527 DNA.
GATGTGTGAGCCGTCAACGTCGGCATCAGACAGTATGCAAATCTTGCCGTAGCGCAGGCCGCTTAGGTCTGGCGTGTCTGAGGGACTGTGTGGGTCAACACCAATGGCCACGGCAATGTCGTGAATTTCGTTGTTGGCAAAAAGCCTGTCTTTATCGACTTCCCACGTGTTGAGCACTTTGCCACGCAGGGGCAAGATAGCCTGGCTTTCTTTATCGCGCCCCATTTTGGCGCTACCGCCAGCCGAGTCACCCTCTACCAAAAACAGCTCATTGTGGCTGATGTCTCGGCTTTCGCAGTCTGTGAGTTTGCCTGGCAGAACCGCCACGCCAGAGCCCTTGCGCTTCTCGACTTTTTGACCTGCTTTTTGCCGGTGTTGCGCCGCCTTGATCACCAGCTCAGCCAGCTTTTTACCGTGCTCTACATGCTCGTTGAGCCACAACTCAAAGGCTGGACGCACAAAGCTGGACACCAGACGCACCGCATCCCGGCTGTTCAGGCGCTCTTTGATCTGCCCTTGAAATTGCGGGTCAAGCACCTTGGCAGACAACACATAGCTGGCGCGCGCAAACACGTCTTCAGGCAACAGCTTCACGCCTTTTGGCAGCAGTGCGTGAAAGTCAATAAAGCTTTTCACGGCGGTAAACAAGCCATCGCGCAAGCCGCTGTCGTGCGTACCACCAGCAGTGGTTGGAATAAGGTTGACGTAGCTCTCACGCACCGGCTGGCCCTCGTCGGTAAAGGCCACACACCAAGATGCGCCCTCGCCTTCGGCAAACGCGTCATTGTTGCGGTCTGCAAACCCCTCGCCCTCAAACATGGGGATGACAGGGTCGGCGTTGACGTTTTGCGTGAGGTAGTCACGCAAGCCGCCTTTGTATTGCCACTGCTGGGTGTCACCCGATTTCTCTGCCACCAAGGTCACAATCACGCCGGGCATGAGTACCGCCTTGGAGCGCAGCAAATGGGTCAACTCGCCCAGCGGCAATGTACTGGACTCAAAGTAGCTGGCCTGCGGCCACACGCGCACAGTGGTACCGGTTTTTCGCTCGCCTGCGGCCAATGCGCGCTTGGTCAGTGGCTCAATCACATCGCCTTGCGCAAATACCAAAGTGGCGCACTGGCCCTCGCGGTGGCTGGTCACTTCAAGTCGTGTTGACAGCGCGTTGGTGACGCTCACGCCCACACCGTGCAAGCCACCCGAAAAGCTGTAGGCGCCACCTGAGCCTTTGTCAAACTTGCCGCCTGCGTGCAGCTTGGTAAACACTAGCTCCACCACGGGCGCGTTTTCTTCAGGATGCATGCCAAACGGAATACCGCGGCCATCGTCCTCAATGGTGACCGAGCCATCTGTGTGCAACACCACCTTGATGCGCTTGCCGTGCCCAGCCAACGCCTCGTCTGCGGCGTTGTCCAAGACCTCTTGCACGATGTGCAATGGATTGTCTGTACGCGTGTACATGCCCGGGCGCTGCTTGACCGGCTCTAAGCCTTTGAGCACGCGAATAGAGCTCTCGCCGTATGCGTTGTCTGCTATGGAAGTATTTTGAGTAGCCATGGCCGCAAATTGTAGCGACATCTCAAGCCGATCACTGTAAATAAACACAGCGCAGTATGAAAAGCCAGTGGTTTTGTCCGCACATGACTGCTGCGCTTTACCTTTACCGCTACATTACTGCCATGACTCCAGCAAACAAACCACTCTCTTTGGTACAAGTCCTAATGTGCGGCGCTGCTATCGTGACGCTGTCTATGGGTGTGCGACATGGCTTTGGCTTGTGGCTACAACCTATTACGCAAGAGCAGGGTTGGAGTCGGGAAGCGTTTTCGCTGGCCATCGCCATTCAAAACCTCTCCTGGGGCTTGTTTGGCATTTTCGCCGGCATGGTCGCAGACAAATTTGGCGCGTTTAAGGTCATCGTGGCAGGTGCCGTGTTGTATGCCCTGGGCTTAATAGGCATGGCCACCGCCAACACCCCACTGGGCTTTGCGCTGACCACAGGTGTGCTGATTGGGGCTGCGCAAGCTGGTACAACCTACGCCGTCATATACGGCGTGATAGGGCGCAATGTGCCCGCCGAAAAGCGATCGTGGGCCATGGGTGTCGCTGCCGCTGCGGGCTCGTTTGGCCAGTTCCTGATGGTGCCTGTTGAAGGACAGCTGATATTCCAGCTGGGTTGGCACAACGCTTTGTTGGTGCTGGCAGCAGCCGTATTGCTGATGGTACCGCTGGCCATTGGCTTGCGTGAGAAACACTTGAGTGGACCCAGCGCTATTCCTCGCGAACAAACCATACTGCAAGCCCTGCGCGAAGCCATGCGCTACCGCAGCTTTCAATTGCTGATGGCAGGCTACTTTGTATGCGGCTTCCAGGTGGTGTTTATTGGCGTGCACATGCCCAGCTACTTGAAAGACGAGGGTCTGTCACCAGTGGTTGCCAGCTACGCCCTGGCGCTAATCGGTTTGTTCAATGTGTTTGGCACCTATGCAGCTGGCGCACTGGGCCAACGCTTGGCCAAGCGCAAGATTTTGGCGTTTATTTACCTTGCACGCGCCGTCGTCATCACCCTATTTATCGCAGCGCCACTAACCCCCATGAGCGTGTACATATTCTCTGCCGTCATGGGCGTGCTGTGGCTGTCAACAGTGCCGCCTACCAACGCCATCGTGGCAGGCATTTTTGGCGTGCAGCACCTCAGCATGCTGGGTGGCTTTGTCTTCTTCAGCCACCAAATTGGCAGCTTTATGGGCGTTTGGATGGGCGGCGTGCTGTACGACAGCACTGGCAGCTACGACGTGGTGTGGTACCTGGCCATTGCCCTTGGCGTGTTTGCAGCGCTCATCAACCTGCCCATCAAAGAGCAAGCCATTGATCGCGCGCCACAAGCGCTGGCAGCCTGATGCTGCCTGACTTGTATTGAAAACTGCCCTGCGCCAGCAAACTGCGTTACGCTAGCATGATGTCATCCACTCACACCAAGGTTCAACCCGCCACCACGCCTACCAGCCAACCAGCTGAAGGGGCGAAAGTTGCGCGCTACTGGCCTTTGTGGGTAGTCGCTACAGCAATGAGTGCCAGCCTGATGTGGGGCGTGTTCACCATGTACACCCGCCCTGACTTTGTAGTTGACATGGCCAACCAACTGTGGAGCTGCTTTTAAGCCCCTTGTTGCATGACAAACACTTTGCATGGGCAAGGACTGCCCTCTCAATGGCTGCAACGCTGGCAGCACCTGCTGCCAAACAACGCCCATGCGCTTGATGTAGCCTGCGGCGCTGGACGTCATACCCGCCACCTGCTAAGCCTTGGCCATCAGGTCACGGCGGTCGACAGAGACGCTCAAGCGCTGTCCCATCTGCAAGACACCACAGCGGTTTGCATGGTGGCCGACTTGGAACAGGACGACTGGCCTTTTGCAGCACAGGTGTTTGACGCCGTGGTGATAACCAACTATTTGTGGCGGCCTTTGTTTGGGCCAATCATGGGCAGCCTCAAGCCCGGCGGCGTGTTGCTGTTTGAGACCTTCGCTATCGGGCAAGAAACCATTGGCAAACCCAGTCGTGCAGCTTTTTTGCTGGCACCGGGTGAGGCACTCACCTTGTGCGCCCCTTTGCACGTTGTGGCGTTTGAAAACGGCTTTGAGCCAGCAACGCCTGAATCAGCGCCCAGGTTTGTGCAGCGCATTGTGGCCACCAAGCCTACAGCCGAAGACCAATCGCCCCAGCGTCACCTGTTGCGCGCCTGACTTAAAACACCACCACAGCTTTACCAGGTCCCTTCTTTTAGGTAGCGTGCACTGGGTAGAATGTGCGACAACCATACAAACTTCAACCCTATTGGTACACCATGAGCATGATTACCGGCAGCCTTGTTGCCTTGATTACTCCAATGCTGGACAACGGCGACGTTGACTACGACGGATTGCGCAAACTGATTGACTGGCACATAGACCAAGGCACAGACTGCATTGGCGTCGTGGGTACCACTGGCGAGTCGCCCACCGTCAGCGTGCAAGAGCATTGCGACATCATTCGCGTATCGGTCGAGCAAGCGCGCGGGCGTGTGCCTATCATGGCTGGCTGCGGTGCCAACTCAACGTCTGAGGCCATAGAGCTGGCGCGCTACGCCAAAGACGTGGGCGCTGACTGCCAGCTGCAAGTCGTGCCCTACTACAACAAGCCCACGCAAGAGGGCATGTACCAGCACTTCAAGGCAATCGCCGAGGCTGTAGACCTGCCCATGGTGTTGTACAACGTGCCAGGTCGATCAGTCGCTGATATGCAACTGGAGACAGTCCTGCGCCTGGCCCAGCTACCAGGCATTGTTGGCATCAAAGAGGCCACAGGCGACATCAACCGTGCGCTGTGGCTCATCAAGACTGCGCCGGCCGACTTCGCGATTTACTCCGGTGACGACCCAACAGCTGTGGCTTTGATTTTGCTGGGCGGTCACGGCAATATTTCTGTGACAGCCAACGTTGCACCCAAAGCCATGAGTGATTTGTGTGCCGCCGCTTTGCGCGGCGACGCCAAAGAGGCCGCGGCCAAACAATTGGCGCTGATGCCTTTGCACAAAGCCTTGTTTGTGGAGGCCAACCCCATTCCGGTCAAGTGGGCCAGTGCACGTTTGGGTTTGTCAAACAAAGCCATTCGCCTGCCCATGACACAACTGACAACTGAAGCGCAAGCCACAGTTGAAGCGGCGCTGCGCGAGTGTGGCTTGCTGAGCGCTTAAACGGCTTGGACCATGCGCTTGGGCTTTGTAGAGCTGCCTAACTTTTAACTGTTAACTTTGTGGTGTGTCACACCACTACTTGGGAATCATTGTTTATGTCTTCATCACGCATTGCCAACTTTTTTAAGCGCAGCGCCATCACCACATGCGTCTCGCTGGCCGTGGTAGCGCTGTCTGGCTGCTCTGTGCTGCAAGAAGAAAAAGTGGACTACAAAACCGCACGCAAAGGCAGCGCGCTTGAGGTGCCACCAGACCTGACGCAACTGCAAAGCGATTCACGCTACCAAACGCCCGGTGCCAGCGTGCGCGCCAGCGAATTTCAATCAGACGCCAACGCGCCTGCCGCACCTGCAGCTGCCAGCCAGGTGGGTGACGTGCGCCTGGAGCGCCAGGGCAACCAGCGCTGGCTGGTCGTCAAGCGCACGCCAGAAGCACTGTGGGATCCCGTACGCGACTTTTGGCAAGACAGCGGCTTTTTGCTGGACACAGACAACAAGGCCCTGGGCATCATGGAGACCGACTGGGCCGAGAACCGCGCCAAGCTGCCACAAGACTTCATACGCGAGAGCTTGGGCAAACTGTTTGAAAGCCTTTACTCCACCGGCGAATTGGACAAATTCCGTACACGTATGGAGCGTAACAACCAAGGCGAAACTGAAATTTACATCGCCCACCGCGGCATGATTGAGGTGTACACCAACCAGTCAGAAGACCAAACCCGTTGGCAGCCGCGCGCTACTGACGCAGAACTTGAAAACGAATTTTTGCGCCGTCTCATGCTGAGGCTGGGCGCTACCAACGAGCAGGCCGCGCAAGCCTCTGCACAAGCCGCGCCCCTGCCCAAAGCCACTGTTGCAACTGGCGCACAAGGCCCAGAGCTGTCCATGGCTGAGCCCTTTGACCGTGGCTGGCGCCGTGTGGGCTTGGCGCTTGACCGCACCGGCTTTACCGTCGAGGACCGCGACCGCAGCACCGGCACCTACTTTGTGCGCTACGCACAAGCGGTGGTAATGAAAAATGAAAATAAAGGCTTTTTCTCAAGCTGGTTTGGCTCTGATGACAAGCAAACAAAGGCACAGCAGTACCGTATTGTTGTCACCAGCGCCAACACCACGACCACTGTGCAAGTGCAGGATGCTCAAGGTGGCGCAGCGCCAGCAGACACCGCCAAGCGCATATTGACGGTACTGGCCAGCGACCTGAAATAAGGCCTCATGAGGGCGGCTTACTGCCCGCCAAAGCACAAAAAACCCCTGACTTCTGCGAGGTCAGGGGTTTTTTATTGCAACCGGTGATGACTCACCGGTGAAGCGGCCAGGACTTATTGCTTGGGCGCTTCTGCAGCAGGTGCCGCGTCAGCAGCAGGCGCTGCTTCTGTAGCAGGTGCTGTCTCAGCAACAGGAGCTGGCTCGGCAGCAGGCGCAGCAGCGGCTGGCGCCTCTGCGGGCATTGCTGCTTCTTCACTCTTGCCACATGCTGTCAAAGCAAATGCAGCCATTAATGCTGCCATTAATGCTGCCAACAATACTGATTTTTTCATGATGAAACCTACGTTAGAAAGGGTTGTGCTCAACAAAATACATTGCTAAAAAGCACGCTGTCAGGGGGCCGCACTGTTTTAGACAAGGCCA
It encodes the following:
- a CDS encoding type IIA DNA topoisomerase subunit B; its protein translation is MATQNTSIADNAYGESSIRVLKGLEPVKQRPGMYTRTDNPLHIVQEVLDNAADEALAGHGKRIKVVLHTDGSVTIEDDGRGIPFGMHPEENAPVVELVFTKLHAGGKFDKGSGGAYSFSGGLHGVGVSVTNALSTRLEVTSHREGQCATLVFAQGDVIEPLTKRALAAGERKTGTTVRVWPQASYFESSTLPLGELTHLLRSKAVLMPGVIVTLVAEKSGDTQQWQYKGGLRDYLTQNVNADPVIPMFEGEGFADRNNDAFAEGEGASWCVAFTDEGQPVRESYVNLIPTTAGGTHDSGLRDGLFTAVKSFIDFHALLPKGVKLLPEDVFARASYVLSAKVLDPQFQGQIKERLNSRDAVRLVSSFVRPAFELWLNEHVEHGKKLAELVIKAAQHRQKAGQKVEKRKGSGVAVLPGKLTDCESRDISHNELFLVEGDSAGGSAKMGRDKESQAILPLRGKVLNTWEVDKDRLFANNEIHDIAVAIGVDPHSPSDTPDLSGLRYGKICILSDADVDGSHIQVLLLTLFFKHFPKLIETGNVYVARPPLFRVDAPARGKKPAAKFYALDEGEMTAILDKLRKDNVREGSWSISRFKGLGEMSATQLWDTTLNPDTRRLLPVTLGEWGAQGTADEFNKLMGKGEAAARRELMERFSDEIEVDI
- a CDS encoding MFS transporter, encoding MTPANKPLSLVQVLMCGAAIVTLSMGVRHGFGLWLQPITQEQGWSREAFSLAIAIQNLSWGLFGIFAGMVADKFGAFKVIVAGAVLYALGLIGMATANTPLGFALTTGVLIGAAQAGTTYAVIYGVIGRNVPAEKRSWAMGVAAAAGSFGQFLMVPVEGQLIFQLGWHNALLVLAAAVLLMVPLAIGLREKHLSGPSAIPREQTILQALREAMRYRSFQLLMAGYFVCGFQVVFIGVHMPSYLKDEGLSPVVASYALALIGLFNVFGTYAAGALGQRLAKRKILAFIYLARAVVITLFIAAPLTPMSVYIFSAVMGVLWLSTVPPTNAIVAGIFGVQHLSMLGGFVFFSHQIGSFMGVWMGGVLYDSTGSYDVVWYLAIALGVFAALINLPIKEQAIDRAPQALAA
- a CDS encoding class I SAM-dependent methyltransferase codes for the protein MTNTLHGQGLPSQWLQRWQHLLPNNAHALDVACGAGRHTRHLLSLGHQVTAVDRDAQALSHLQDTTAVCMVADLEQDDWPFAAQVFDAVVITNYLWRPLFGPIMGSLKPGGVLLFETFAIGQETIGKPSRAAFLLAPGEALTLCAPLHVVAFENGFEPATPESAPRFVQRIVATKPTAEDQSPQRHLLRA
- the dapA gene encoding 4-hydroxy-tetrahydrodipicolinate synthase, with the protein product MSMITGSLVALITPMLDNGDVDYDGLRKLIDWHIDQGTDCIGVVGTTGESPTVSVQEHCDIIRVSVEQARGRVPIMAGCGANSTSEAIELARYAKDVGADCQLQVVPYYNKPTQEGMYQHFKAIAEAVDLPMVLYNVPGRSVADMQLETVLRLAQLPGIVGIKEATGDINRALWLIKTAPADFAIYSGDDPTAVALILLGGHGNISVTANVAPKAMSDLCAAALRGDAKEAAAKQLALMPLHKALFVEANPIPVKWASARLGLSNKAIRLPMTQLTTEAQATVEAALRECGLLSA
- the bamC gene encoding outer membrane protein assembly factor BamC, producing the protein MSSSRIANFFKRSAITTCVSLAVVALSGCSVLQEEKVDYKTARKGSALEVPPDLTQLQSDSRYQTPGASVRASEFQSDANAPAAPAAASQVGDVRLERQGNQRWLVVKRTPEALWDPVRDFWQDSGFLLDTDNKALGIMETDWAENRAKLPQDFIRESLGKLFESLYSTGELDKFRTRMERNNQGETEIYIAHRGMIEVYTNQSEDQTRWQPRATDAELENEFLRRLMLRLGATNEQAAQASAQAAPLPKATVATGAQGPELSMAEPFDRGWRRVGLALDRTGFTVEDRDRSTGTYFVRYAQAVVMKNENKGFFSSWFGSDDKQTKAQQYRIVVTSANTTTTVQVQDAQGGAAPADTAKRILTVLASDLK